CCGCGACCTGCAGATTTTGGCCGACAACGGCCAGCTCACGCGCATCCACGGTGGCGCAAGCAATCTCAACGGCCGGCCGAAACTGCAGTCCTTTACCGAGCGCCGCTCCATCCATGTGGAAAAGAAGCGGGCCATCGCGCGGACCGCGATCGAATTCATCCAACCCGGGCTGACCTATGCCTTCGACAGCAGCACCACTGTCTTTGAGCTGGTTTGCTCCCTGCCCGACCTGCCCTTCCGGGTGGTCACGAATGCCTACGCTGTCATTGATCAACTGATCGCCCACGAACAGACCGAGCTTATTTCCACCGGAGGCCGCTACCATCCCAAAACCCAGACCTTCGTCGGCGGGGACAGCTACCACTCCCTGCGGCGACACAATATTAACTGCGCCTTTGTTTCCAGCGTCGGCCTCGACCCGGTGCAAGG
The window above is part of the Coraliomargarita sinensis genome. Proteins encoded here:
- a CDS encoding DeoR/GlpR family DNA-binding transcription regulator, which codes for MLAPERQQQILTLLEERGTVRTIDLAEEFQVTDETIRRDLQILADNGQLTRIHGGASNLNGRPKLQSFTERRSIHVEKKRAIARTAIEFIQPGLTYAFDSSTTVFELVCSLPDLPFRVVTNAYAVIDQLIAHEQTELISTGGRYHPKTQTFVGGDSYHSLRRHNINCAFVSSVGLDPVQGAAEGFEEQAVFKENLVQMSEEVILLIDSTKLMQRSEYFFAGINQLSRIITDNEADPEVIRKLISSGCSVTVAG